One genomic segment of Rivularia sp. PCC 7116 includes these proteins:
- a CDS encoding DUF3153 domain-containing protein → MSRLSYQKHSYATTTRLVKSLFKRIRLVCILLLASLLLSGCVDYDLGINVNNANYGKFVQHIKLGEKLTSFSGDAVYEWLDSIERRARELDGKAKRISEEEIIVSIPFSNGRELQRKYNTFFNSKNNPKSRSAKQAESESELPKIESNLFLKQSNFLLLVRNQLIYDLDLRSLGLISSKGNVLTNTGSILDLEFSLKTPWGASSIEKTEDSIEPQKNNKQLAWKLKPGQLNHIEAVFWLPSPVGIGTLFIVLFVVLGFYLRYSFMPDPKIQFSATSSEQ, encoded by the coding sequence ATGTCACGACTTAGCTATCAAAAGCATTCTTACGCTACTACGACGCGATTGGTTAAAAGTCTTTTTAAACGAATACGCCTTGTATGCATTTTACTGTTAGCGTCGCTGTTACTTTCTGGGTGCGTAGATTACGATTTAGGAATAAATGTAAACAATGCTAACTACGGAAAATTCGTACAGCATATTAAATTAGGAGAAAAACTAACGAGTTTTAGCGGCGATGCCGTTTATGAATGGTTAGATAGTATTGAAAGACGCGCTCGCGAGTTAGATGGAAAAGCAAAAAGAATTTCCGAAGAAGAAATAATTGTCAGTATTCCATTCAGTAATGGTAGAGAACTGCAAAGAAAATACAACACATTTTTTAATTCCAAAAATAATCCTAAATCTCGCTCTGCAAAACAAGCTGAGTCGGAATCGGAACTACCAAAAATAGAATCAAATTTATTTTTAAAACAGAGTAATTTTTTACTGTTGGTACGCAATCAGTTAATTTACGATCTAGATTTGCGTTCTTTGGGTTTAATTTCCAGTAAGGGTAACGTTTTAACTAACACTGGTTCGATTCTTGACCTAGAATTTAGCTTGAAAACTCCCTGGGGTGCATCCAGTATTGAAAAAACTGAAGATTCCATTGAGCCGCAGAAAAACAACAAGCAGCTTGCATGGAAACTTAAACCCGGACAACTAAATCATATTGAAGCAGTTTTCTGGCTTCCAAGTCCCGTTGGTATTGGAACTTTGTTTATTGTTTTATTTGTTGTTCTCGGATTTTACCTCAGATACAGCTTTATGCCAGACCCGAAAATTCAGTTTTCTGCAACTAGCAGCGAACAGTGA
- the argB gene encoding acetylglutamate kinase has product MMVNDTEYIQQDAASRVKVLSEALPYIQKFAGRTVVVKYGGAAMKDSSLKDKVIRDVVFLSCVGLRPILVHGGGPEINTWLGKIGIEPQFKDGLRVTDAPTMEVVEMVLVGRVNKEIVAKINQAGGNAVGLCGKDGNLITARHQGQEGIGFVGEVSSVNTEILGTLVESGYIPVVSSVAADDTGQAYNINADTVAGEIAAALGAEKLILLTDTRGILENYKDSSTLIPKVDIKEARDLISQGTVAGGMIPKVTCCVRSLAQGVRAAHIIDGRIPHALLLEIFTDGGIGTMILSSQIG; this is encoded by the coding sequence ATGATGGTTAACGATACTGAATATATTCAGCAGGATGCAGCTAGTAGGGTAAAAGTTCTAAGTGAAGCACTACCTTATATACAGAAATTTGCTGGTAGAACCGTAGTTGTAAAATACGGGGGTGCAGCTATGAAAGATAGCAGCCTCAAAGATAAGGTTATTCGTGATGTTGTTTTCTTGTCTTGTGTAGGCTTGCGTCCAATTTTAGTTCATGGCGGTGGTCCAGAAATTAATACTTGGCTCGGTAAAATTGGTATTGAGCCTCAGTTTAAAGATGGTTTGCGAGTCACGGATGCTCCAACAATGGAAGTGGTGGAAATGGTGTTGGTTGGTCGAGTTAACAAAGAGATTGTTGCTAAAATCAACCAGGCTGGTGGGAATGCAGTTGGTTTATGCGGTAAGGATGGTAATTTAATTACAGCTCGTCACCAAGGGCAAGAAGGTATTGGTTTTGTTGGTGAAGTTAGCTCTGTAAATACCGAAATCTTAGGAACTTTAGTAGAGAGTGGCTATATTCCGGTAGTATCTAGCGTGGCGGCTGATGATACGGGACAAGCTTACAATATTAATGCCGATACTGTCGCTGGAGAAATAGCTGCTGCATTAGGAGCTGAAAAATTAATTTTGCTTACCGATACGCGGGGTATTTTAGAAAATTATAAAGACTCTTCAACTTTGATTCCAAAAGTAGATATAAAAGAAGCCCGCGACTTGATTTCACAGGGTACAGTGGCTGGAGGAATGATACCCAAAGTAACCTGTTGCGTTCGTTCTTTGGCTCAAGGAGTACGGGCAGCACACATTATTGATGGTCGCATTCCCCATGCTTTATTATTGGAAATATTTACCGATGGTGGTATCGGGACAATGATTCTCAGTTCTCAAATTGGGTAA
- a CDS encoding NB-ARC domain-containing protein, producing MSTSRRRKIEEEFIEAKNNWDLEKLYVDLASAKGKALTPVEKKFLRGLLCGFSPAEIASKVYKTRSSSTVRVYLSNGLYKYIEEMLSRQAPDFIKVKNWSRVTQLLEKAGYKKVWLQIESGTLNTTFSKTKAQEIANNKSTPMQDWGEAVDTSIFYGRKKELTQVEKWILQEKVRLVVLLGMGGIGKTTFSVRLAELLKDNFDFIVWRSLRFAASPEVIFEQILEVISPESFTKGQSISRSISQLVSCLRSTRSLIILDHVDSILYSNSNIEVQEYTEVLSAKTSAIANSNINVNNLNVPSIQYLPGYEAFGELIQRLGESQHQSCLLLTSREKPQEIAALEGNTLPVRSLKLTGLNQLQTKEILELKGFATVNLEESQQIMQRYAGNPLFIKLAATAIHELFAGKIDEFLQQETVVFGGIRSCLDEQFNRLSVVEKQIMYLLAINGDFDLKKLQKNLMLRVSQRLTLEAVELLQRRSLLETDESSFSLTPVLKEYLIEKLIEENLKFSRDEAGSLLFAHTIFEKQLKNHLKVSRLNTEL from the coding sequence ATGAGTACAAGCCGTCGTCGCAAAATAGAAGAGGAATTTATAGAAGCTAAAAACAATTGGGACTTGGAAAAGTTATATGTTGATTTAGCGTCTGCGAAAGGAAAAGCTTTAACACCTGTAGAAAAAAAGTTTCTTCGAGGTTTGCTATGCGGTTTTAGTCCGGCGGAAATCGCAAGTAAAGTTTATAAAACTCGCAGTAGCAGCACGGTTAGAGTTTATCTTTCTAATGGACTATATAAATATATAGAAGAAATGTTGAGTAGACAAGCTCCAGACTTTATTAAAGTGAAAAACTGGAGTCGGGTGACTCAACTTTTAGAGAAAGCAGGTTATAAAAAAGTTTGGCTGCAAATTGAATCGGGGACTCTTAATACAACTTTTAGCAAAACGAAAGCACAGGAAATTGCGAACAACAAATCTACACCCATGCAGGATTGGGGAGAAGCTGTTGATACCAGCATTTTTTATGGCAGAAAAAAAGAATTAACTCAAGTTGAAAAATGGATTTTACAAGAGAAAGTACGTTTAGTAGTACTTCTAGGTATGGGTGGAATTGGTAAAACTACTTTTTCTGTAAGGTTAGCAGAACTTCTCAAAGATAATTTTGATTTTATTGTGTGGCGCTCTTTACGTTTTGCTGCTTCTCCAGAGGTTATTTTCGAGCAAATTTTAGAAGTTATATCACCAGAAAGTTTTACAAAAGGACAAAGTATTTCTAGGAGTATTTCTCAATTAGTTAGTTGTTTGCGTTCGACTCGCAGTTTAATTATTTTAGACCATGTAGATTCAATCTTATACAGCAACTCTAATATTGAAGTACAGGAATATACAGAGGTATTATCGGCTAAAACCAGCGCGATCGCGAACTCAAATATCAATGTAAATAATCTAAATGTGCCTTCTATTCAATATCTTCCCGGTTATGAAGCCTTTGGGGAATTGATTCAACGTTTGGGAGAATCTCAACATCAAAGTTGCTTGTTATTGACTAGTAGAGAGAAACCCCAGGAAATTGCTGCTCTTGAAGGAAATACTTTACCGGTTCGCTCCTTGAAATTAACAGGTTTAAATCAGCTTCAAACTAAAGAAATTCTGGAATTAAAAGGATTTGCGACTGTCAATTTAGAAGAATCGCAACAAATAATGCAGCGGTATGCAGGAAATCCTTTATTTATCAAATTAGCTGCAACAGCTATTCATGAATTGTTTGCTGGCAAAATAGACGAATTTCTCCAACAAGAGACAGTAGTATTTGGGGGTATTCGCTCCTGTTTAGACGAGCAATTTAATCGCTTGTCTGTTGTCGAAAAGCAGATTATGTATTTGCTAGCTATCAATGGTGATTTTGACTTAAAGAAACTGCAAAAAAATTTGATGTTAAGGGTATCGCAGCGATTAACCCTCGAAGCAGTGGAATTACTGCAAAGACGCTCTTTGCTTGAAACAGACGAGTCTAGTTTTTCGCTGACACCAGTATTGAAGGAGTATTTGATTGAAAAGCTGATTGAAGAAAATTTGAAATTTAGCCGGGATGAAGCGGGTTCTCTATTGTTTGCTCATACTATTTTTGAAAAGCAACTGAAAAACCATCTAAAAGTAAGTCGCTTAAATACCGAACTTTAA
- a CDS encoding ribonuclease R family protein — translation MEFSIATLLANFTDDKLVARKLLEKKLGCEDDDSIQKLQIALDVLEKIGILAKERGKYRRLSEDSLIEAKLRCSSKGFCFAIQDVEAAEDIYIRESHLSNAWNGDRVLVRVLKEGSRRRSPEGEVRLVLERSNHTLLARIKQIEGGFRAVPLDDRLLFELKLRQNGIVLDNAIDHLAHVQVLRYPLAQYPPLGKVVQILGSDAEAAADIDLVTCKHDLSRTFSDNVEEVAAKLPKRILKADRKSRLDLTDKYTICICANADSSKVRENAISLEETEEGNWLLGFHIADVSHYVKPDEALDREALKRGRSVYLGKLVLPMLPDAVAARSSLVTGSDRLAISFLTTLDGETGEVLDWEIQPSVVNVDTDLNQKQASQVLGAETKEEPEVVEMLQQLQALAIVLKEQRLARGSLQLNLPVLQNPFFDEGASGCVTETDSSVSSLLTELVLLTNQLMAIHLNALGIPAIWRVQGAPDPDDVQEMLKLAINLGVELALPDDIEIQPLDYQHLTKVFAESASEQVLTYLLQDTLKPPTYTTNQGGHFGLALPDGYLHCTSPMRRYPDLLMQRVYYSLIENGRDRRNTRVKERVNLRSSNCHGDINWNVLPPELQQELQADLARVITQINDREKEVQEAEADLEGLKRAALMKQRIGEVFSGVITGVQSYGFFVEIEVPSQETEEISNIPLRVEGLVHVSSLKDDWYEYRARQQALFGRKNRASYRLGDRVAVQVKSVDYYRQQIDLVTVGNDDGASDRDSDSSGYYVNHRYESDDMEDYEDE, via the coding sequence ATGGAATTTTCAATCGCTACACTCCTTGCCAATTTTACTGATGATAAATTGGTAGCTCGTAAACTTCTAGAAAAAAAACTTGGTTGTGAAGATGATGACAGCATACAAAAACTGCAAATTGCCTTAGATGTTTTAGAAAAAATTGGAATTTTAGCGAAAGAACGAGGTAAGTATCGTCGTCTTTCAGAAGATTCTTTGATTGAAGCTAAACTTCGCTGTTCTTCTAAGGGCTTTTGTTTTGCAATTCAAGATGTAGAAGCTGCTGAAGATATTTATATCCGAGAAAGCCATTTAAGTAATGCTTGGAATGGCGATCGCGTTTTAGTCAGAGTTCTTAAAGAAGGTAGTCGCAGGCGTTCTCCTGAAGGTGAGGTAAGGCTGGTTTTAGAACGTTCTAACCACACTCTATTAGCGCGAATCAAGCAAATAGAAGGAGGTTTTCGTGCCGTACCTTTGGATGACCGACTGCTGTTTGAACTCAAATTACGACAAAATGGTATTGTTTTAGACAACGCCATCGACCATCTCGCCCACGTACAGGTGCTGCGCTATCCCTTAGCTCAATACCCGCCTTTAGGTAAAGTGGTGCAAATTTTAGGTAGCGATGCAGAAGCAGCTGCCGATATTGATTTGGTTACTTGCAAACACGACCTGTCCCGTACTTTTTCGGATAATGTCGAAGAAGTTGCAGCGAAATTACCTAAAAGGATACTTAAAGCAGATCGTAAAAGCCGACTTGACTTAACAGATAAATATACGATTTGCATTTGCGCTAACGCCGATTCGTCAAAAGTTAGAGAAAATGCCATCTCCTTAGAAGAAACTGAAGAAGGAAATTGGTTGTTAGGTTTCCACATCGCTGACGTTTCTCATTATGTAAAGCCAGATGAAGCTTTAGATCGCGAAGCTTTGAAACGCGGAAGAAGCGTTTATTTAGGAAAGCTGGTTTTGCCTATGCTACCAGATGCTGTGGCAGCAAGAAGTTCCTTAGTTACCGGAAGCGACAGGTTAGCAATTTCTTTTCTAACTACTTTAGATGGGGAAACTGGAGAAGTACTTGACTGGGAAATCCAGCCAAGTGTAGTTAATGTAGATACGGATTTAAACCAAAAGCAAGCTAGTCAAGTTCTTGGGGCTGAAACCAAAGAAGAGCCTGAAGTTGTGGAAATGCTGCAACAGTTGCAAGCCTTAGCAATAGTTCTAAAGGAACAACGTTTGGCTAGAGGTAGCTTGCAGTTAAATCTACCCGTCTTACAAAACCCCTTCTTTGACGAAGGTGCTAGCGGTTGTGTTACTGAAACTGATTCGTCAGTTAGTTCTTTGTTAACGGAATTAGTGCTGTTAACGAATCAATTAATGGCAATTCATTTAAACGCTTTGGGTATTCCAGCGATTTGGCGAGTTCAAGGAGCACCAGATCCAGACGATGTTCAAGAAATGCTTAAACTAGCAATTAACTTGGGTGTAGAGCTGGCGTTACCGGATGATATTGAGATTCAACCTTTAGATTATCAACACTTAACCAAAGTGTTTGCTGAATCTGCTTCCGAACAAGTTCTGACTTATTTATTGCAAGATACTCTTAAGCCGCCTACTTATACCACCAATCAAGGCGGACACTTTGGTTTAGCTTTACCAGACGGTTATCTTCACTGTACCTCTCCGATGCGCCGCTATCCCGATTTACTGATGCAAAGGGTATATTACTCTTTAATCGAAAACGGACGCGATCGCCGTAATACTCGCGTCAAAGAAAGAGTAAATTTACGTTCGAGCAATTGTCATGGTGACATTAACTGGAACGTGCTACCTCCCGAGCTACAGCAGGAACTACAAGCCGATTTGGCAAGGGTTATTACCCAAATCAACGATAGAGAAAAGGAAGTCCAAGAAGCTGAAGCGGATTTAGAAGGTTTAAAAAGAGCCGCTTTGATGAAACAGCGAATTGGCGAAGTCTTCAGTGGTGTAATTACTGGCGTTCAATCATACGGGTTCTTCGTTGAAATTGAGGTACCAAGCCAGGAAACTGAAGAAATTAGCAATATACCTTTGCGGGTAGAAGGGCTAGTACATGTTAGTTCTCTCAAAGACGATTGGTATGAATATCGCGCTCGGCAGCAGGCATTATTCGGTCGTAAAAATCGCGCATCCTATCGACTGGGTGACCGCGTAGCCGTTCAGGTGAAGAGTGTCGATTATTACCGTCAGCAAATTGATTTGGTTACCGTAGGTAACGATGATGGAGCAAGCGATCGCGATTCGGATTCTTCCGGTTACTATGTTAACCATCGTTACGAGTCGGATGATATGGAAGACTACGAAGATGAGTAA
- a CDS encoding flavin prenyltransferase UbiX, translating into MSNNARPLILGVSGASGLIYAVRALKFLLAADYAIELVASRSSFMVWQSENSTPMPAEPKAQEQFWRNQAGVEKAGKLRCHPWADVGANIASGSFRTLGMIIMPCSMSTVGKLAGGLSSDLLERAADVQLKEGRKLVIVPRETPLSLIHLRNLVSLAEAGARIVPAIPAWYHNPQTVEDLVDFVVARSLDQLDIDCVPIKRWQGR; encoded by the coding sequence GTGTCCAATAACGCCCGCCCATTAATATTAGGTGTCTCAGGTGCATCAGGTCTTATTTACGCTGTCCGCGCCCTTAAGTTTTTGTTAGCAGCAGATTACGCTATCGAATTAGTCGCATCAAGATCGAGCTTTATGGTTTGGCAGTCGGAAAACAGTACCCCCATGCCAGCAGAGCCAAAGGCTCAAGAGCAATTTTGGCGAAACCAAGCAGGAGTAGAAAAAGCAGGTAAACTACGCTGCCATCCTTGGGCTGATGTCGGAGCCAACATTGCAAGCGGTTCTTTTCGTACTTTAGGAATGATAATTATGCCTTGCAGTATGAGTACTGTAGGTAAATTAGCCGGTGGTTTAAGCTCGGATTTGCTAGAAAGGGCTGCCGATGTTCAACTTAAAGAAGGGCGAAAGCTTGTAATTGTACCCCGCGAAACTCCTCTAAGTTTGATTCATCTGCGAAATTTAGTTAGTTTAGCTGAAGCTGGAGCTAGAATAGTTCCTGCGATTCCAGCTTGGTATCACAATCCCCAAACTGTTGAGGATTTAGTTGATTTTGTTGTGGCTCGTAGTTTAGATCAACTTGATATTGATTGCGTACCTATTAAACGCTGGCAAGGTCGTTGA
- a CDS encoding shikimate kinase has product MKNLLQGINLYLIGMMGAGKTTVGRLLASELEYGFVDTDEVITASAKKSINQIFAAEGEAEFRKLESDVLSQVSAYTRLTVATGGGIVLKRQNWSYLHHGLIVWLDATAELLYDRLKEDTTRPLLKESNPLLKLRNLLEERESLYALADLRITIKEGETPEEIAKRVLTQIPSVLKKTSAP; this is encoded by the coding sequence GTGAAAAATTTATTGCAAGGAATCAACCTCTATTTAATTGGGATGATGGGCGCTGGTAAAACCACTGTGGGGCGTTTACTGGCGAGCGAACTTGAATATGGGTTTGTAGATACCGATGAAGTTATTACTGCATCTGCAAAAAAAAGTATTAATCAAATATTTGCGGCTGAGGGAGAAGCTGAATTTCGTAAATTGGAAAGTGATGTTCTCTCTCAAGTTAGCGCTTATACAAGGTTAACTGTGGCAACTGGCGGAGGTATTGTATTAAAGCGGCAAAACTGGAGCTACCTGCATCACGGTTTAATTGTTTGGCTGGATGCAACCGCTGAACTATTATATGACCGTTTAAAGGAAGATACTACAAGACCGTTATTAAAAGAGAGTAATCCATTATTAAAATTACGCAATCTTTTGGAAGAAAGAGAATCGCTGTATGCTTTAGCTGATTTACGAATAACTATCAAAGAAGGGGAAACACCAGAAGAAATCGCTAAGAGAGTACTTACACAGATTCCCAGTGTTTTGAAAAAAACATCTGCTCCTTAA